One part of the Ictidomys tridecemlineatus isolate mIctTri1 chromosome 13, mIctTri1.hap1, whole genome shotgun sequence genome encodes these proteins:
- the LOC101972468 gene encoding LOW QUALITY PROTEIN: PWWP domain-containing protein 2A (The sequence of the model RefSeq protein was modified relative to this genomic sequence to represent the inferred CDS: inserted 6 bases in 5 codons; deleted 2 bases in 2 codons; substituted 1 base at 1 genomic stop codon), producing the protein MNLPQLVAGLQVRRAKSSYTVDVKQLPKIKFLQQNKFSDPNKENGAWELEEGEARKKVAAVAAEAAATAASPGEGGAGEAEPEMEPIPSSEASTDPLPVTATEASVPNGEANGQQSASQADEQPPPPPGELARSPEAAGPELEAEEKLPFRVRVAEPAGGGAGGRAGLPPSPAPLCEPPPAPEEREDXPLPQPTAPALVPPAGGDSAVSQLIPGLEVRVTLDHIIEDALVVXFRLGEKRFSGVLMDLSKSAIRFGPHGIPVTVFPKREYKDKPEARQLQSNTFQEGTEVKGEMNGAVPKDPXVPPPELSLAESLWTSKQPPLFHEGAPYPPPLFIRDTYNQSIPQPPPRKIKRPERKMYREEPTSIINAIKLRPRQVLCDKCKNSVVAEKKEIRKGSSASDSSKYEDKKRRNEXVATVNKKLKTDHKVDGKNQNESQRRNAVVKVSNIAHSRGRVVKVSAQANTSKAQVSTKIVLQSKNMDHAKAREVLKIAKEKAQKKQSETSTSKQAHSKVHFTRRYQNPSSGSLPPRVRXKPQRYRNEENDSSLKTGLKKMQSGKMAPKPQSRCTSTCSADEAPSENQSLSKGPEEASSGVQDTSQVPVPGEQEEPQTLGKKGSKNNISVYMTLNHKKSDSSSISMCSIDSTDDLKSSNSECSSSESFDFPPGSMRVPSTSSTSSSSKEEKKLSNFLKMKIFSKNVSKCITPDGRTICVGDIVWAKIYGFPWWPARILTITVSRKDNGLLVXQEACISWFGSPTTSFPALLQLSPFLENFQPPFNKKRKGLYRKAITEVAKAAKQLTPEVRALLTQFET; encoded by the exons ataaagaaaatggggcatGGGAGTTGGAGGAGGGAGAAGCCAGGAAGAAAGTGGCGGCCGTGGCTGCAGAGGCGGCAGCGACTGCTGCATCCCCAGGGGAGGGGGGCGCCGGCGAGGCCGAGCCGGAGATGGAGCCCATCCCCAGCAGCGAGGCCAGCACTGATCCCCTCCCGGTCACGGCCACTGAAGCGTCTGTGCCTAACGGCGAGGCCAACGGGCAGCAGTCCGCTTCTCAGGCCGACgagcagccgccgccgccgccagggGAGCTCGCCCGCAGCCCGGAGGCGGCGGGGCCAGAGCTGGAGGCTGAGGAGAAGCTACCCTTCCGGGTGCGGGTGGCGGAGCCGGCGGGTGGCGGAGCCGGCGG AAGGGCCGGACTTCCACCTTCCCCAGCGCCGCTTTGCGAGCCGCCCCCT GCTCCCGAGGAGCGCGAGGA ACCGCTGCCCCAGCCCACAGCTCCGGCGCTGGTGCCGCCGGCGGGCGGGGACTCCGCGGTGTCGCAATTGATTCCCGGCTTGGAGGTGCGGGTCACTCTGGACCACATCATTGAGGACGCGCTCGTCG TCTTCCGCCTCGGAGAGAAGCGCTTCTCCGGGGTCCTCATGGATCTGTCCAAAA GTGCAATAAGGTTTGGGCCCCATGGGATCCCTGTGACAGTATTTCCTAAAAGGGAATATAAGGATAAACCGGAAGCCAGGCAGCTCCAAAGTAATACATTCCAAGAAGGGACAGAAGTCAAGGGTGAAATGAATGGTGCTGTTCCCAAGGATC CTGTCCCACCTCCTGAGCTGAGTTTGGCTGAAAGCCTGTGGACTTCCAAACAACCACCTCTCTTCCATGAAGGAGCACCTTATCCTCCCCCTTTGTTTATCAGGGACACATATAACCAATCAatacctcagcctcctcctcgGAAAATTAAGCGACCCGAACGAAAAATGTACCGGGAAGAACCCACTTcaataataaatgctattaaACTACGACCCCGACAAGTCCTCTGCGATAAGTGTAAAAACAGTGTTGTTgctgaaaaaaaggaaattagaaaaggtAGTAGTGCAAGTGACTCTTCtaaatatgaagataaaaaaCGGAGAAATG GTGTAGCTACTGTGaacaaaaaactgaaaactgACCATAAAGTGGATGggaaaaaccaaaatgaaagcCAGAGAAGAAATGCTGTGGTTAAGGTTTCAAATATTGCTCACAGCAGAGGCAGAGTAGTCAAAGTTTCTGCTCAGGCAAATACATCAAAAGCTCAGGTAAGTACTAAAATAGTGCTCCAGAGTAAGAACATGGATCATGCAAAAGCTCGGGAAGTACTGAAAATTGCCAAAGAAAAGGCACAAAAGAAGCAAAGTGAAACCTCTACTTCTAAACAGGCACATTCAAAAGTCCATTTCACTCGTCGATACCAGAATCCTAGCTCAGGTTCCCTTCCACCCCGGGTTC TTAAACCACAGAGGTACAGGAATGAAGAAAATGACTCTTCTCTTAAGACAGGACTCAAGAAAATGCAGAGTGGCAAGATGGCACCCAAGCCCCAGTCTCGCTGCACCTCCACATGCTCAGCAGATGAGGCCCCTTCAGAAAATCAGAGTCTCTCAAAAGGCCCTGAAGAGGCCAGCAGTGGGGTTCAGGACACAAGTCAAGTGCCTGTACCAGGTGAGCAGGAGGAACCACAGACACTGGGCAAAAAGGGCAGCAAAAACAATATCTCTGTTTACATGACCCTAAATCACAAGAAATCTGACTCTTCCAGTATTTCAATGTGTAGCATTGACAGCACAGATGATTTGAAATCCTCCAACTCTGAGTGTAGCTCTTCTGAAAGCTTTGATTTTCCTCCAGGCAGTATGCGTGTACCTTCtacctcctccacttcctcctcttcaaaggaagagaaaaagctcagtaatttcttgaaaatgaaaatcttttcc AAAAACGTCTCTAAATGCATCACACCTGATGGCAGGACCATATGTGTAGGGGACATTGTTTGGGCCAAGATATATGGCTTCCCTTGGTGGCCAGCCCGTATTCTTACTATAACTGTGAGCCGGAAAGATAACGGCCTTTTAGTCTGACAGGAGGCCTGTATTTCGTGGTTTGGGTCTCCAACAACATCTTTCCCTGCTCTTTTGCAACTCTCCCCCTTTTTAGAAAACTTCCAGCCACCCTTTAATAAGAAGAGAAAGGGCCTGTATCGCAAGGCTATCACAGAGGTGGCTAAGGCTGCCAAGCAGCTGACCCCTGAAGTGCGGGCTCTGTTGACACAGTTTGAAACATGA